From the Priestia aryabhattai genome, one window contains:
- a CDS encoding TPM domain-containing protein yields MKFLASFALLLSLLCNTVSVAFAAPDIPNPVGDIYVQDFAHLLNDQEKAEMNQMGKKLDDETKAQVAILTVNSLGDSDLEEYANEAFRKYKLGDKKLNNGVLILLAKEEQKIRIEVGYGLEGAITDIKSGEILDSYAIPNLKNDKYDMALESTYKAVYNQVVKEYDLGKDFEQKVPKASASSDSGVHLTTLQTLLIAAVIVGLLIVDFVFFKGAITQFLLNFLVMFGGRGGGGGSGPRGGGGGSSGGGGASRG; encoded by the coding sequence ATGAAATTCCTAGCTTCGTTTGCTTTATTATTGTCTCTTTTATGTAATACAGTAAGCGTTGCTTTTGCTGCACCTGATATTCCGAATCCGGTAGGCGATATTTACGTTCAAGATTTTGCTCATCTGTTAAACGACCAGGAAAAAGCTGAAATGAATCAAATGGGCAAAAAGTTAGATGATGAAACCAAAGCTCAAGTAGCTATTCTTACCGTGAATTCATTAGGTGATTCAGATCTAGAAGAGTACGCAAATGAAGCTTTTCGAAAGTACAAACTCGGTGATAAAAAGCTGAATAATGGCGTTCTTATTTTACTTGCTAAAGAGGAACAGAAAATTCGGATTGAAGTAGGATACGGGTTAGAAGGAGCTATTACCGATATCAAATCTGGAGAAATTTTGGACTCTTATGCCATTCCTAACTTAAAAAATGACAAATACGATATGGCTCTAGAAAGTACATACAAAGCTGTTTATAACCAAGTCGTGAAAGAGTATGATTTAGGAAAAGATTTCGAACAAAAAGTGCCAAAAGCATCCGCTTCCTCTGATAGCGGTGTTCATTTAACAACACTTCAAACGCTGCTGATTGCAGCCGTTATTGTGGGCTTGCTTATAGTCGACTTCGTCTTTTTTAAAGGAGCGATTACTCAATTTCTGCTAAACTTCCTTGTAATGTTTGGAGGAAGAGGCGGAGGAGGCGGTAGCGGTCCTCGCGGAGGCGGTGGGGGAAGCTCTGGAGGCGGTGGAGCGAGCCGAGGCTAG